Genomic segment of Mycolicibacterium sarraceniae:
CGGAATCATGTGGGACAACGGCGATCCCGGTCACCGCCAGGTGCTCATGGCCTTCGGCGACACCAACGGCTTTTGCGGGATCCCCGGTAAGCAGTGGCGCTACAACACGCTGATGCGCAGCACCGACGGTTCGCTGGCGAACACCGTCGCGGTGCCCGACGGCGTCGTCGGCAACAAGTACTCCGGATCACCGGTGTGGCGGGCCGGCATCGCCAAGCAGGTCGTCAACAGCATCAACGCCGCGCCGGAAGAGACGGGCATCATTCCGACCTCCGGCGTCGCGGTCGGGCCGAACCAGTTCATGAACTTCATGTCCATCAAGAGCTGGGACAACTACGGCGCCTGGACCACGAACTATTCGGCGATCGCGACATCCACCGACAACGGCGAGACGTGGGGCGTCTACCCCGGCACCGTTCGCCAACCGGCCAACGGCAACGAGAAATTCCAAATGGGTGCCTTCCTCAAGCCAGGGCCGGGAGATCCCTACATCTACTCCTTCGGCACCCCGAACGGGCGGGGCGGCTCGGCATATGTCGCGCGGGTGTCCCCCGGACTCATCCCGGATCTGACCAAGTACGAATACTGGAACGCCGATAGCAACTCCTGGGTGGCCGGCAGTCCGGCCGCCGCGACGCCGGTCATCCCGGGTCCAGTTGGCGAGATGTCGGCTCAGTTCAACAATTACCTCAAGCAGTACCTGGTGCTGTATTGCAACGGCAACAACGACGTGGTGATGCGGACAGCGCCGGCTCCGCAGGGTCCGTGGGGCCCCGAACAGATGCTGGTGTCCTCGACGCAGATCCCCGGCGGCATCTACGCGCCGTTCCTGCATCCCTGGTCGACCGGCCGGGAGCTGTACTACAACCTCTCGCTATGGTCGGCCTACAACGTGATGCTCATGCACACTGTGCTGCCCTGACGTCGCATGTACCCCCCACACGGACTGGCAGTGGGACACTCAG
This window contains:
- a CDS encoding DUF4185 domain-containing protein; the encoded protein is MPPRSRIPSLSLASALVVSMCAATGVTAPPANADPCEGASAAAQPAANQAFQIPNPSAIAPFDRPIGHKPVGANDAAPLPALGKLLINALIPNAAQVQKQAAVAPVPKPAPAQPSPAPAAAAPSTTPPGTSVVGWVTGPDSPNQTIQKFAITGTDLGIMWDNGDPGHRQVLMAFGDTNGFCGIPGKQWRYNTLMRSTDGSLANTVAVPDGVVGNKYSGSPVWRAGIAKQVVNSINAAPEETGIIPTSGVAVGPNQFMNFMSIKSWDNYGAWTTNYSAIATSTDNGETWGVYPGTVRQPANGNEKFQMGAFLKPGPGDPYIYSFGTPNGRGGSAYVARVSPGLIPDLTKYEYWNADSNSWVAGSPAAATPVIPGPVGEMSAQFNNYLKQYLVLYCNGNNDVVMRTAPAPQGPWGPEQMLVSSTQIPGGIYAPFLHPWSTGRELYYNLSLWSAYNVMLMHTVLP